A single window of Salvelinus namaycush isolate Seneca chromosome 11, SaNama_1.0, whole genome shotgun sequence DNA harbors:
- the LOC120055930 gene encoding cAMP-responsive element modulator-like isoform X4, whose translation MAVTGDETESAATGDMPAYQLRSPTSGLPQGLVMAASPGSMSMHSPPVHTEEVTRKREVRLMKNREAARECRRKKKEYVRCLENRVGVLENQNKTLIEELRALKDIYCHKNE comes from the exons CTGCCACTGGAGATATGCCAGCGTACCAGCTGCGTTCGCCCACCTCGGGCCTGCCCCAGGGCCTGGTGATGGCTGCGTCCCCAGGCTCCATGTCCATGCACAGCCCCCCGGTGCACACTGAGGAGGTCACACGCAAGAGGGAGGTCCGCCTCATGAAGAACAG GGAGGCTGCACGGGAGTGCCGCAGGAAAAAGAAAGAGTATGTCCGGTGTCTGGAGAACCGCGTGGGCGTGCTGGAAAATCAAAACAAGACCCTCATCGAGGAACTCCGAGCATTAAAGGACATTTACTGCCACAAGAACGAGTAG